The Desulfonatronovibrio magnus genome has a window encoding:
- a CDS encoding sensor histidine kinase — translation MKRKIKGPSVYSTKLRWHIIISYCLAAIISIGLIYGTIYFQYKSSISEQATARLVSVVMEHKGTIENFLFELANTMRMVTLLEDFDNLKNQHILEQVYSTLEREYDVSFEDLGVLNLEGDHLAYVGPFDLMDRNYSQAGWFQDVLEKDLVISNVFLGFRQLPHFIIAVKQTSGNESWILRATVNAEKFASLVEHVRFGKTGFAYIVSRDGYYQTRSRDGHMVMDQVMPGHLDLEVFEGVRFWETDQDQRSFFRAKTWIKDNEWLLVVEQDVDDIYGELYHLRQNAVIFFGLGGSLLLILCLLSMKFLLRRVKLIDAEKELLDEQLIQSHKLASIGQLSAGIAHEINNPLAIIGEEAGWMQDILKRENMQGIPEHDELTDSLREISVQAGRCRKITHKLLSFSRKMDATLRKVDLNQLIDEVAALREKEATLYSIKFIRDYDETLPMILTDSSQVRQVLFNLINNAIDAIDKNGEIHLSTRKNKDSSVAITIRDTGTGIHQENLTRIFDPFFTTKEPGKGTGLGLSICHGIIEKLGGTIFVASKVGEGTTFTIRLPLEIGSD, via the coding sequence ATGAAAAGAAAGATAAAAGGACCAAGTGTATACAGCACTAAACTGCGCTGGCACATCATCATCTCCTATTGTCTTGCAGCAATAATTTCAATTGGGCTGATTTATGGGACCATATACTTTCAGTACAAAAGTTCCATCAGTGAGCAGGCTACTGCCAGGCTTGTTTCAGTGGTTATGGAGCATAAAGGCACCATTGAGAACTTTCTATTTGAGCTGGCAAATACCATGCGCATGGTGACCCTGCTGGAAGATTTTGATAACCTGAAGAATCAGCATATTCTTGAGCAGGTTTATTCCACCCTGGAAAGAGAGTACGATGTTTCATTTGAGGATCTTGGGGTGCTGAACCTTGAAGGTGATCATTTGGCATATGTGGGTCCTTTTGATCTTATGGACAGAAATTACAGTCAGGCTGGATGGTTTCAGGATGTTCTGGAAAAGGACCTGGTGATCAGCAATGTTTTTCTGGGATTTCGCCAACTTCCCCACTTTATTATTGCGGTCAAGCAGACCAGCGGAAATGAATCCTGGATTCTCAGGGCAACTGTTAATGCTGAAAAATTTGCATCCCTTGTGGAGCATGTCCGCTTTGGCAAGACCGGCTTTGCCTACATAGTCAGCCGTGATGGATACTATCAGACCCGATCCAGGGACGGCCATATGGTCATGGACCAGGTTATGCCCGGCCATCTTGATCTGGAAGTTTTTGAAGGGGTCAGGTTCTGGGAAACCGATCAGGATCAGAGAAGTTTTTTTCGTGCCAAAACCTGGATTAAGGATAATGAATGGCTTCTGGTTGTTGAGCAGGACGTAGACGATATTTATGGCGAGCTTTACCACTTGCGTCAGAATGCAGTTATTTTTTTCGGACTTGGCGGCTCATTGCTTCTAATACTTTGCTTATTGAGCATGAAATTTCTGCTACGCAGGGTAAAGCTGATAGATGCGGAAAAGGAGCTTCTTGACGAGCAGCTTATTCAATCTCATAAGCTTGCTTCCATTGGGCAGCTGTCAGCAGGCATCGCTCATGAAATCAACAATCCTCTGGCCATTATCGGGGAAGAAGCTGGCTGGATGCAGGATATACTTAAACGGGAAAATATGCAGGGAATACCTGAGCACGATGAATTGACTGACTCACTGCGCGAGATCAGCGTTCAGGCTGGCAGGTGTAGAAAAATAACTCACAAGCTTTTAAGCTTCTCCAGAAAAATGGATGCAACTTTGCGTAAGGTGGATTTGAATCAGCTTATAGATGAGGTAGCTGCTTTGCGGGAAAAGGAAGCAACCCTATACTCCATAAAGTTCATCCGAGATTACGATGAAACTCTTCCCATGATCCTCACCGATTCTTCCCAGGTAAGGCAGGTTCTTTTCAATCTGATAAACAATGCCATTGATGCCATAGATAAAAACGGTGAGATACATCTGTCTACCCGAAAAAACAAAGATAGTTCTGTTGCCATAACAATCAGGGATACCGGGACAGGGATACATCAAGAAAACCTCACAAGGATTTTTGATCCTTTTTTTACCACCAAGGAACCAGGCAAGGGCACTGGACTTGGTTTGTCCATATGTCACGGCATCATTGAGAAACTCGGAGGAACCATATTTGTTGCCAGTAAGGTTGGCGAAGGTACCACTTTCACCATCAGGCTTCCGCTGGAAATAGGATCAGACTGA
- a CDS encoding response regulator translates to MKQRNIMILDESRRFCKVLARTLEERGYYVAAVFSWEEVEEHACRMPIDIILLVVQDVNTSNLSQLSILKKMSPAAEVIVISPQYDQAVSMEAMKYGALDYFFMPLNVEALFQSMDQSLNDKIFS, encoded by the coding sequence ATGAAGCAACGCAATATAATGATTCTCGATGAAAGCAGGAGATTCTGCAAAGTTCTGGCAAGAACCCTCGAAGAAAGAGGGTATTATGTTGCTGCAGTTTTTTCATGGGAAGAAGTTGAAGAGCATGCTTGCAGGATGCCAATCGATATCATCCTTCTCGTTGTTCAGGACGTAAACACTTCAAACTTATCCCAACTGAGCATTTTAAAGAAAATGTCTCCTGCAGCAGAAGTGATTGTTATCAGCCCCCAGTATGATCAGGCTGTTTCCATGGAGGCTATGAAGTATGGGGCACTGGACTATTTTTTCATGCCGCTGAATGTGGAAGCACTCTTTCAATCAATGGATCAATCACTTAATGATAAGATATTCAGTTGA
- a CDS encoding CBS domain-containing protein: protein MEKTKVYELTAPIKDFPRISEEANFAEAAKALHQAQENYLSGKGKQRILLVENKQGKILGKLSPLDLMRGLEPQYHRLADVSKSAFVANYEYVIKSMREQMSILEKPLNDLCRKTGESKVKDFLKPVIEAQTIKAQSSLNEALHKFIVGRFDSLFVLDGEKLTGIIKFSDLYAEIYMTIVEECKL, encoded by the coding sequence ATGGAAAAGACCAAGGTTTATGAATTGACTGCTCCCATAAAAGATTTCCCAAGAATAAGCGAAGAAGCAAATTTTGCTGAAGCTGCAAAGGCCCTGCATCAGGCACAGGAGAACTACTTATCTGGGAAAGGCAAGCAGAGAATTTTGCTTGTTGAGAATAAGCAGGGAAAAATTTTGGGTAAACTCTCACCCCTGGACTTAATGCGCGGCTTGGAACCACAGTATCACAGGCTTGCTGATGTCAGTAAAAGTGCTTTTGTGGCCAATTACGAATATGTGATCAAAAGCATGAGAGAACAAATGTCCATTCTGGAAAAGCCTTTGAATGACTTATGCCGGAAGACAGGTGAATCAAAGGTCAAAGACTTTTTGAAACCAGTAATAGAGGCTCAGACCATCAAAGCCCAAAGCAGTCTGAACGAGGCCTTACATAAGTTTATTGTTGGGAGATTTGACTCATTATTCGTTCTTGATGGTGAGAAGTTGACGGGTATTATCAAGTTTTCAGATCTTTATGCTGAAATTTATATGACTATTGTTGAGGAGTGTAAGTTGTAG
- a CDS encoding SLC13 family permease has protein sequence MSEKTINNNQGELIIDEHPESPQQSGKSIIIKSVIAAALGLFVWLLPTPENLSPEGHRLLALLTTVIILWVTEAIPIGITALCVGGGMIMFDIVGRNEAWTPYANSAVMFVLMIIMFGVVLNEVGLARRLMYYLLKFAGTGVKRLSFILAIGCTMMATIFHDATVTVIMVFAFVPVFMAMGLKPGQGHSLPKFFIILIPLAASAGGFGTLLGGGRNPLALEVLYQFSDGAITISFLRYMIIQFPIAILTALGTWLVLWVLFRPKEKELAGVKMDAPGPMSTKELGVLIVFISTFVLWFMGDITGWHVSVPAVIAMVGFCAPGWISFKTICDKFPWESWIVFGAGVSLGMAMLSTGAGLFLAEAFLPLLDGRSSFVTFYGFGFFGSFLSSLMSNSAAVALTLPITLPMADMMGLSPTAVALLSPMTTSFIMLVIGCPPTIIAYSSGYFTQVEFIKVAVPWCLILLVVCVICVMFYWPLLGFI, from the coding sequence ATGTCAGAGAAGACAATCAACAATAATCAGGGTGAGTTGATAATTGATGAGCATCCTGAATCCCCTCAGCAATCAGGAAAGAGCATCATCATTAAGTCGGTGATTGCTGCAGCCCTTGGACTTTTTGTGTGGCTGCTGCCGACTCCTGAAAATTTAAGCCCTGAGGGCCACAGACTTCTGGCCCTGTTAACAACAGTGATAATATTGTGGGTTACAGAAGCTATTCCCATAGGCATTACTGCTCTGTGCGTCGGCGGTGGCATGATCATGTTCGACATAGTAGGGCGTAATGAAGCCTGGACCCCGTATGCCAACTCAGCAGTTATGTTTGTTCTGATGATCATTATGTTCGGCGTTGTTCTCAATGAGGTCGGGCTGGCCAGAAGGCTCATGTATTATCTGCTTAAGTTTGCTGGAACCGGGGTGAAGCGTCTGAGCTTTATTCTGGCCATTGGCTGCACAATGATGGCTACCATATTTCATGATGCCACTGTAACCGTAATCATGGTTTTTGCCTTTGTACCGGTGTTTATGGCTATGGGCCTTAAGCCTGGCCAGGGACACAGTCTTCCCAAGTTTTTCATTATTCTCATTCCTCTTGCTGCCTCGGCCGGAGGTTTCGGAACGCTTCTCGGCGGAGGACGAAACCCTCTGGCATTAGAGGTTCTGTATCAGTTTTCAGATGGAGCCATAACCATAAGTTTCCTACGGTATATGATTATCCAGTTCCCCATAGCCATTCTCACTGCTCTCGGAACCTGGCTTGTGCTCTGGGTATTATTCAGACCCAAGGAAAAAGAGCTCGCTGGGGTAAAGATGGATGCCCCGGGCCCCATGTCCACCAAAGAACTTGGCGTCCTGATAGTTTTTATTAGCACTTTTGTGCTCTGGTTTATGGGCGATATTACAGGCTGGCACGTCAGTGTTCCTGCTGTAATTGCCATGGTAGGTTTCTGCGCGCCAGGATGGATTTCATTTAAGACTATCTGCGACAAGTTTCCATGGGAATCATGGATCGTGTTCGGAGCAGGTGTTTCTCTGGGTATGGCTATGCTCAGTACAGGAGCAGGGCTTTTTCTTGCAGAGGCCTTTCTTCCGCTTCTTGACGGCAGGAGCTCATTTGTAACTTTTTACGGATTCGGCTTTTTTGGTTCTTTCCTTTCCAGCCTCATGAGTAATTCAGCAGCAGTGGCCCTGACCTTGCCCATTACTTTGCCCATGGCTGATATGATGGGGCTGTCTCCAACTGCAGTTGCTCTGCTCTCACCCATGACAACTTCATTTATCATGCTGGTGATTGGCTGTCCTCCGACAATTATTGCTTACAGTTCCGGGTATTTTACCCAGGTTGAATTCATCAAGGTTGCAGTACCCTGGTGTCTGATCCTGCTGGTTGTTTGTGTTATTTGTGTAATGTTTTACTGGCCATTGCTGGGATTTATCTAA
- a CDS encoding sigma-54-dependent transcriptional regulator — protein sequence MIRPRILLVDDEDRFRKTLKKRISSRDYEVFDAANGIQALEMIRDDPMDVVVLDVRMPGLSGLETLTEIKNISPETEVIMLTGHASVDPAIEGMKLGAFDYLMKPCDLEDLMVKIQNAFEAKSSKKG from the coding sequence ATGATTAGACCCAGGATACTTCTGGTAGATGATGAAGACAGGTTTCGAAAAACCTTAAAAAAAAGGATTTCATCCAGAGATTACGAAGTCTTTGATGCCGCCAACGGAATTCAGGCATTAGAGATGATTCGGGACGACCCCATGGATGTTGTAGTTCTGGATGTGCGCATGCCCGGCTTGAGCGGTCTTGAAACACTTACAGAAATAAAAAACATTTCCCCTGAAACCGAGGTTATCATGCTAACAGGCCATGCCTCAGTGGATCCAGCCATTGAGGGAATGAAGCTCGGTGCTTTTGACTATCTGATGAAGCCCTGTGACCTTGAAGATTTGATGGTCAAAATTCAGAACGCATTTGAGGCCAAAAGCAGCAAGAAGGGTTAG
- a CDS encoding PEP/pyruvate-binding domain-containing protein: MSGFLDFLISKIKRKNFDSIEDALFKRKYEYFKSLLANNNKALVLISSLEDLVLEHRTFDYNEIVSQCEQLISTVYDISEDVNAISGGKYSGLFEATEKIGISILHEFMDKRELESAEWAISLKDLTRDKYYEVGGKAANLGEVLNRVGLSAPSGFSITAYACHQFLKQGGISELVKKKLKNLSVSDTEKLNNICAEIKAAIMSAPLPRDLEESIMQELGLIQQKHGSTIRMAVRSSATGEDSESSFAGQHSTLLNVPPDSIIQAYKEVVASTFNPRAVFYRRSKGYRDTDVVMSVLCLIMVDSASSGVLYSVNPTSEQDDDLYISANWGLGVSVVDGSMPTDFWRFSRESGKVVSSEIKLKKEMIIMDKEQGIVTREVPADFQNAPCLNQKQIETLVDYALKLEKHFSWPVDMEWAVDKDGTVLMLQARPLNRIQEDYEDDESIEHDLSHHDLILEGGMTACSGTATGPAYHVQSDHNLSAVPEGAIIIAPQTSPRFVSIMSRISGIITDVGSVTGHMSSVAREFRLPTLVATSNATKLIPNYQVITLDATRKKVYSGEIQSLLRQAKPVNLMKDSPVWKLVHKTIKKIIPLNLIDPKKCNFIPAGCVTLHDIVRFSHEMAMREMFNLSRDISTGRYRSTHLDTDPDLKIEILDLGGGLKSITPESKATPGHILSMPFKALLTGMFNENVHWATPADLDMMEFASIMKKKVMEEPGPKTRMSRPNYAIISKEYLNFNASLGYHYVTVDAYCSKFVNDNYITFSFKGGAADVLRRTRRAGLIGAILKKLGFRVELNGDMVRGEMKKYDCKRLGDRLDHIGRLLGSILLLDMVLSSDQEIDWYVEQFMKGNYTFTSEPAGHK; encoded by the coding sequence ATGTCCGGTTTTCTGGACTTTTTGATCAGCAAAATAAAGCGCAAAAACTTCGACAGTATTGAAGATGCTTTATTTAAGCGAAAATATGAGTACTTCAAAAGCCTTCTCGCTAACAACAATAAAGCTCTGGTGCTTATCAGCTCTCTTGAAGATCTGGTTCTTGAGCACAGAACTTTTGACTACAATGAGATTGTGTCCCAGTGCGAACAGCTCATCAGTACTGTGTATGATATTTCTGAAGATGTTAATGCCATTTCAGGAGGTAAATATTCCGGACTATTTGAGGCTACTGAAAAAATCGGCATATCCATTCTGCATGAATTTATGGACAAGAGAGAATTGGAAAGTGCAGAATGGGCCATTTCCCTCAAAGATCTTACCCGTGACAAGTATTACGAAGTCGGGGGTAAAGCTGCCAACCTGGGAGAAGTCCTAAACAGGGTGGGACTTTCTGCCCCTTCAGGTTTCAGCATTACAGCATATGCATGCCACCAATTCCTCAAGCAGGGCGGTATAAGCGAGCTTGTAAAGAAGAAGCTCAAAAACCTAAGTGTTTCAGATACAGAAAAGTTAAATAACATTTGTGCCGAAATCAAGGCAGCAATCATGTCTGCCCCACTTCCCCGGGATCTGGAAGAGTCTATAATGCAAGAGCTTGGCCTGATCCAGCAAAAGCATGGCAGCACTATAAGAATGGCTGTACGCAGCAGTGCCACAGGAGAGGACTCAGAGTCTTCCTTTGCAGGACAGCACAGCACCCTGCTCAATGTTCCTCCGGACAGCATTATCCAGGCTTACAAAGAAGTGGTTGCCAGCACTTTTAATCCTCGGGCAGTATTTTACAGACGCAGCAAGGGGTACCGCGACACTGATGTGGTCATGAGTGTTTTGTGTCTAATTATGGTTGATTCAGCAAGCAGTGGGGTTTTGTACAGCGTGAATCCCACCAGTGAACAGGATGACGATCTGTATATCAGTGCAAACTGGGGGCTTGGGGTAAGCGTGGTGGATGGTTCAATGCCAACTGATTTCTGGCGCTTCAGCAGAGAGTCCGGTAAAGTTGTCAGCAGCGAAATTAAGCTCAAAAAAGAAATGATTATTATGGACAAGGAGCAGGGCATTGTCACCAGGGAAGTTCCTGCTGATTTTCAAAATGCACCATGTCTTAACCAGAAACAGATAGAAACGCTGGTTGATTATGCCCTTAAGCTTGAAAAACATTTTTCCTGGCCTGTGGACATGGAGTGGGCAGTTGACAAGGATGGGACAGTACTCATGCTTCAGGCAAGACCTTTGAATCGGATTCAGGAAGATTACGAAGATGATGAATCCATAGAGCATGATCTGTCGCATCACGACCTCATTCTTGAAGGAGGCATGACTGCTTGTTCAGGTACGGCAACAGGCCCGGCCTATCATGTTCAGTCGGATCACAATCTATCTGCTGTTCCTGAGGGAGCTATAATCATCGCTCCTCAGACCTCGCCCCGCTTTGTATCCATTATGTCAAGAATATCAGGCATTATTACCGATGTGGGCAGTGTAACGGGTCATATGTCTTCAGTTGCCCGGGAATTCAGACTTCCAACCCTGGTAGCCACCAGCAATGCCACAAAACTCATACCAAATTACCAGGTCATAACTTTAGATGCTACCCGTAAAAAGGTTTACAGTGGTGAAATACAATCATTGCTCAGACAGGCTAAACCAGTAAATCTGATGAAGGATAGTCCGGTCTGGAAACTGGTTCATAAAACTATTAAAAAAATCATTCCCCTGAACCTGATTGATCCCAAAAAATGCAATTTTATACCCGCAGGCTGTGTTACGCTCCATGATATAGTCCGTTTTTCACATGAAATGGCCATGCGGGAAATGTTTAACCTGAGTCGGGACATCAGCACAGGAAGATACAGAAGTACACACTTAGACACAGACCCTGATCTGAAAATAGAAATACTTGATCTCGGCGGGGGGCTCAAATCCATTACTCCTGAAAGTAAGGCAACTCCGGGACATATCCTGTCCATGCCATTTAAAGCTCTCCTTACAGGAATGTTTAATGAAAACGTCCATTGGGCAACTCCTGCAGATTTAGACATGATGGAGTTTGCTTCAATAATGAAAAAAAAGGTTATGGAAGAACCAGGCCCCAAAACCCGCATGAGCAGGCCCAATTACGCCATCATTTCAAAAGAGTATCTGAACTTTAATGCCAGTCTTGGCTATCATTATGTTACTGTTGATGCCTATTGCTCTAAGTTCGTTAATGATAATTACATTACCTTTTCTTTCAAGGGCGGTGCTGCAGATGTACTGCGCAGAACTAGAAGGGCTGGCTTAATCGGTGCCATACTGAAGAAGCTTGGTTTCCGGGTTGAGCTTAACGGCGATATGGTCAGAGGGGAAATGAAAAAATATGACTGTAAAAGACTGGGAGACAGGCTTGACCACATTGGACGTCTGCTGGGCTCGATACTTCTGCTGGACATGGTACTTTCCAGCGATCAGGAAATTGACTGGTATGTTGAGCAGTTTATGAAGGGAAACTATACCTTTACCAGCGAACCTGCAGGACATAAATAG
- a CDS encoding response regulator yields the protein MENYSDMKILLVDDEERFRKTLNKRLREKGFDAADVESGIKALEYLKKSSVDVMVLDIKMPEMDGIETLLNVKKVSPGTEVVLLTGHGTVDTAIQGMRAGAHDYLMKPCEIELLIDKIERAYDVKKERDERIKKAEERSRLDKLEKAVRF from the coding sequence ATGGAAAATTATTCAGACATGAAGATTCTACTGGTGGATGACGAGGAAAGATTTAGAAAAACCCTGAACAAACGACTGCGGGAAAAGGGATTCGATGCCGCTGATGTTGAAAGCGGAATTAAGGCGTTGGAATATCTTAAAAAAAGCAGTGTAGATGTAATGGTTCTGGACATCAAGATGCCGGAAATGGACGGCATTGAAACTTTGTTAAATGTCAAAAAGGTTAGTCCGGGAACTGAAGTCGTTCTATTGACCGGCCACGGTACAGTGGATACAGCCATTCAGGGAATGAGGGCCGGAGCCCATGACTACCTCATGAAGCCCTGCGAAATTGAGCTCCTGATAGACAAGATTGAGAGAGCCTATGACGTGAAGAAGGAGCGGGACGAGCGAATTAAAAAGGCTGAGGAGAGAAGCAGGTTAGACAAACTTGAGAAAGCGGTAAGGTTCTAA
- a CDS encoding response regulator produces MTMQDSTGPKILLVDDEERFRTTLSKRIHEKGFDVTDVDSGQAALDYIRNNHVDVMVLDIKMPGIDGIETLGEVKRLVPGTEVVLLTGHGTVETAIEGMRSGAYDYLLKPCELDELMEKVNGAFTVKVERDQRIKQAEERSRLDKLEKAIRF; encoded by the coding sequence ATGACCATGCAGGATAGCACAGGACCCAAAATCTTATTGGTTGACGATGAAGAGCGCTTTCGTACCACGCTGTCCAAAAGAATTCATGAGAAGGGTTTTGATGTAACAGATGTGGACAGTGGTCAGGCAGCACTTGATTATATCAGGAACAACCATGTCGACGTAATGGTGTTAGACATCAAGATGCCGGGAATAGACGGAATAGAAACCCTGGGCGAAGTCAAAAGACTTGTTCCCGGTACAGAGGTTGTCCTGCTGACAGGTCATGGTACAGTGGAAACAGCCATAGAAGGCATGCGATCCGGTGCCTATGATTATCTCTTAAAACCATGTGAACTTGACGAGCTGATGGAAAAAGTAAATGGCGCTTTTACTGTCAAAGTAGAGCGGGATCAAAGAATCAAGCAAGCTGAAGAAAGAAGCCGTCTTGATAAACTTGAAAAAGCTATCAGGTTTTAA
- a CDS encoding PEP/pyruvate-binding domain-containing protein → MRKAIEYVLDNLKIRMKIEDVDDADVKKKYDYFTSLLAGNNKALSLINDLENLLIEPKPFDYDEVVEQCEKLVSVVYDISEDLNAISNGKYQGIFSATERIGTEIISDLATKKKLDKSSWTIPLENLTNDNHPQVGNKAANLAEISNRAELPTPQGFAITAFACHHFFKQAEIYSMIRDEMKGLDPDDTENLEKACNRIQSIIMDARIPTGLDKSIKREISRLQDRLGDDIRLAFRSSATGEDSEGTSFAGQHSSVLNVSMSNALRAYKEVVASTFNPRAVFYRRKIGYRDVDVLMSVLCLVMVDARASGCLYTIDPNNADVDDIYINANWGLGVSVVDGSMPTDYWRISKEDRSIMMEEIAVKDQMMVMDSEYDLKTVPVPETDAAVPCLSPENIACLVEFGLRLEEHFGWPLDMEWAVDKKGKAYVLQARPLYRAMQESPINALDRDFDDQEHEIVLAGGMTASPGTASGPAYVLESEHNLSNIPQDSILVAPQTSPLYVSAMSRVKGIITDVGSVTGHMASVAREFGIPTLVGTSTGTQAIEPYETITLDASRRIVFKGRVENILKERPRPNLMKSSPAYKTVQKTLKQIVPLKLVDPAAENFTPEGCITLHDIVRFAHEMAMREMFRLGDDIQGRGKYMAVRLKTSLPLNIYFLDLGGGAALEPGKMKVTKRDITSSPFKALLNGMSYKEVKWAGRLRKKVKGLKAAFWEKISGDPDREIDLSTPNYAIISDEYVNFNLRLGHQYVTIDSFCSPRINDNYIKLSFKGGKEDPEQRTRRATLIALILKKMGFRVEHKGDMLMAEMKKYDESRTREKLDIIGRLLGSIRLLDTILNNDSELRWYADEFLRGNYSFKSN, encoded by the coding sequence ATGCGCAAAGCCATTGAATACGTTCTGGACAATTTAAAAATCCGCATGAAAATTGAGGATGTTGACGATGCTGATGTCAAAAAGAAGTATGACTATTTCACTAGCCTGCTTGCAGGAAATAATAAGGCTCTGTCCCTGATAAACGATCTGGAAAATCTTCTTATTGAACCGAAGCCTTTTGACTATGATGAAGTTGTGGAGCAGTGTGAGAAGCTGGTGAGTGTTGTTTATGATATAAGTGAGGATCTCAACGCCATTTCCAACGGAAAGTATCAGGGTATTTTTTCTGCCACAGAACGTATTGGAACTGAGATAATCAGTGATCTGGCCACGAAAAAAAAGTTGGACAAATCCTCATGGACAATACCGCTGGAAAATCTTACCAACGACAATCATCCTCAGGTGGGAAACAAAGCAGCAAACCTGGCAGAAATTTCCAACAGAGCTGAATTGCCAACTCCTCAGGGCTTTGCCATTACCGCATTTGCCTGCCATCATTTTTTCAAACAGGCTGAAATTTACTCCATGATCAGGGATGAGATGAAAGGCTTAGATCCTGATGATACCGAGAATCTGGAAAAAGCCTGCAACCGCATTCAAAGTATTATTATGGATGCAAGAATTCCCACTGGTTTAGACAAATCCATTAAAAGAGAGATTTCCAGACTGCAGGACAGGCTGGGAGATGATATCAGGCTGGCTTTCAGGAGCAGTGCTACAGGAGAGGATTCTGAGGGGACCAGTTTTGCAGGTCAGCACTCATCTGTGCTCAATGTCTCAATGTCTAATGCACTAAGGGCCTATAAAGAAGTAGTGGCAAGCACTTTTAATCCCAGGGCAGTTTTTTATCGCAGAAAAATCGGTTACAGGGATGTTGATGTTCTGATGAGTGTTCTTTGCTTAGTAATGGTGGACGCAAGGGCAAGCGGTTGTCTGTACACTATAGACCCCAACAATGCTGATGTTGATGATATTTATATTAATGCCAACTGGGGGCTTGGGGTTAGTGTGGTGGATGGCTCCATGCCTACTGATTACTGGAGGATTTCCAAAGAAGACAGAAGTATTATGATGGAAGAAATCGCTGTCAAGGATCAGATGATGGTAATGGACAGCGAATATGATCTGAAAACCGTCCCTGTGCCTGAAACTGATGCGGCTGTTCCTTGCCTTAGTCCTGAAAATATCGCCTGCCTGGTTGAATTCGGTTTGCGTCTCGAGGAACATTTTGGCTGGCCTCTGGATATGGAATGGGCTGTGGACAAAAAAGGAAAAGCTTATGTACTGCAGGCCAGGCCTCTTTACAGAGCAATGCAGGAAAGCCCCATCAATGCCCTGGACCGTGACTTTGACGATCAGGAACATGAAATTGTCCTTGCCGGGGGAATGACCGCCTCTCCAGGTACTGCCAGCGGCCCTGCTTATGTGCTTGAATCTGAGCACAACCTGTCAAACATCCCTCAAGATTCCATCCTGGTGGCGCCTCAGACTTCGCCCCTTTATGTTTCTGCCATGTCCAGGGTTAAGGGCATCATCACCGATGTTGGAAGCGTAACCGGCCACATGGCGTCTGTTGCCAGAGAATTTGGTATCCCCACCCTTGTGGGCACCTCAACGGGCACCCAGGCCATTGAGCCTTATGAAACAATCACCCTGGACGCATCCAGAAGAATAGTCTTCAAGGGCAGGGTTGAAAACATTCTCAAGGAAAGGCCAAGGCCTAATCTGATGAAATCCAGTCCGGCATACAAGACAGTCCAGAAGACCCTCAAACAGATCGTTCCCTTGAAACTTGTGGACCCTGCAGCTGAAAACTTCACTCCAGAGGGATGCATCACCTTGCATGACATTGTCCGCTTTGCCCATGAAATGGCCATGCGGGAGATGTTTCGACTGGGCGACGACATTCAGGGACGGGGAAAGTACATGGCGGTCAGACTGAAGACTTCCCTGCCTCTCAATATTTATTTCCTTGACCTTGGGGGCGGGGCAGCACTTGAACCGGGGAAAATGAAAGTTACCAAAAGAGATATCACATCCAGCCCATTCAAGGCATTACTTAACGGCATGTCTTATAAAGAGGTCAAGTGGGCGGGACGTTTGAGAAAAAAAGTCAAAGGACTGAAAGCCGCTTTCTGGGAAAAAATATCCGGAGACCCTGACAGGGAAATTGATCTCAGCACTCCCAACTATGCAATTATTTCAGACGAATATGTAAACTTTAATCTTCGTCTGGGACACCAGTATGTAACCATAGATTCTTTTTGCTCCCCCAGAATCAATGACAACTACATCAAGCTCTCTTTCAAAGGTGGGAAAGAAGATCCTGAGCAGAGAACCAGACGAGCCACGCTCATTGCCTTGATCCTGAAAAAGATGGGTTTTCGGGTTGAGCATAAGGGAGACATGCTCATGGCTGAAATGAAAAAATATGATGAATCAAGAACCAGGGAAAAACTGGACATAATCGGCAGACTTCTGGGCTCCATCAGGCTTCTGGATACAATTCTTAATAACGACAGCGAGCTTCGCTGGTATGCTGATGAGTTTTTGAGAGGTAATTATTCTTTTAAAAGTAATTAA